A genomic stretch from Flavobacterium humidisoli includes:
- a CDS encoding flavin reductase family protein yields the protein MISVNPKEIPTAKLQGYLQSSIGPRPIAFASTISETGIPNLSPFSFFNVFSANPPILVFSPSRRVRDNTIKHTLINAEATREVVINVVNYDIVQQTSLASTEYGDGVNEFIKAGLTQIPSDLVKPYRVKESPVQFECKITQIIPLGTEGGAGNLILCEVVKIHIDESILDENGAIDQHKIDLVSRLGNNWYSRSNQGLFEVAKPLTTLGVGVDAIPDFVKESPVFDGNDLGKLGNIESLPTKEEVSIFVKENFAVKGVLSSDDQKKVHLEAKKYLDNGDVESAWKVLLAKK from the coding sequence ATGATCAGTGTTAACCCAAAAGAGATTCCAACGGCCAAATTGCAAGGCTATCTGCAGAGTTCAATCGGACCGAGGCCTATTGCTTTTGCAAGTACAATTAGCGAAACAGGGATTCCAAATTTATCTCCCTTTAGTTTCTTTAATGTATTTAGTGCAAATCCGCCCATATTGGTTTTTTCGCCATCAAGACGTGTTCGCGATAATACGATTAAGCATACTTTAATTAATGCCGAAGCAACTCGAGAAGTAGTGATAAATGTTGTAAATTACGATATTGTACAGCAGACTTCTTTAGCAAGCACAGAATATGGAGATGGAGTAAATGAATTTATTAAAGCTGGATTAACCCAAATTCCTTCAGATTTAGTAAAACCATATCGTGTAAAAGAGTCTCCCGTTCAGTTTGAATGTAAGATTACACAGATTATTCCGTTAGGAACAGAAGGAGGAGCAGGGAATCTGATTTTATGCGAAGTGGTGAAAATTCATATCGACGAATCGATTCTAGATGAAAACGGAGCAATCGACCAGCATAAAATTGACTTGGTTTCTAGACTTGGAAATAATTGGTATTCAAGATCTAATCAAGGACTTTTTGAAGTTGCAAAACCCTTGACAACACTAGGAGTTGGAGTAGATGCAATACCAGATTTTGTAAAAGAAAGCCCTGTTTTTGATGGGAATGATTTAGGCAAATTAGGCAATATTGAATCCTTGCCTACAAAAGAAGAAGTTAGTATATTTGTGAAAGAAAATTTCGCAGTCAAAGGAGTTTTAAGCTCAGATGACCAGAAAAAAGTACACTTAGAAGCCAAAAAATACTTGGATAATGGCGATGTAGAATCGGCTTGGAAAGTACTTTTAGCTAAAAAATAA
- a CDS encoding thiamine phosphate synthase, whose protein sequence is MYNKLQYISQGETIEKQLYNIHKALDAGCNWVQMRFKNQTQKDTFTLAEEVKYLCEKYTANFIVNDDLHLTKEIDACGVHLGLTDTKIDEARAILGPTKVIGGTANTFEDIENHVKNGCDYIGLGPFRFTNTKEKLSPILGLSGYYEILQKLKKNNIEIPVYAIGGITLRDVSPLIETGIHGIAVSGIITESDEKEKLIQQLNEKLHANIIV, encoded by the coding sequence ATGTATAACAAATTGCAATACATCTCGCAAGGCGAAACCATCGAAAAACAATTGTACAACATTCATAAGGCACTTGATGCTGGCTGTAATTGGGTTCAAATGAGATTTAAAAACCAAACTCAAAAAGATACTTTCACTTTAGCGGAAGAGGTAAAATATTTATGCGAAAAGTACACCGCCAATTTTATTGTAAATGACGATTTACATCTTACGAAAGAAATAGATGCTTGCGGAGTTCATTTAGGATTAACCGATACCAAAATCGATGAAGCAAGAGCAATTTTAGGCCCTACCAAAGTTATTGGAGGAACTGCTAACACTTTTGAAGATATCGAAAATCATGTCAAAAATGGATGTGATTATATTGGTTTGGGGCCTTTTAGATTTACGAATACAAAAGAAAAGCTGAGTCCTATTTTGGGACTATCTGGCTATTACGAAATTCTTCAAAAACTGAAAAAAAATAACATCGAAATTCCTGTTTATGCCATTGGAGGAATCACATTAAGAGATGTGAGTCCGTTAATAGAGACTGGAATTCACGGAATTGCCGTTTCTGGAATCATTACCGAAAGTGATGAGAAAGAAAAATTAATTCAACAATTAAACGAAAAATTACATGCAAACATCATTGTTTAA
- the thiS gene encoding sulfur carrier protein ThiS yields MELKINQQTKKFNAESLSVQSLLDLEIPQKQNGIAIAVNNTVVPKTKWSEFFVQETDEILIISATQGG; encoded by the coding sequence ATGGAACTAAAAATCAATCAACAAACTAAAAAATTCAATGCTGAATCGCTAAGCGTTCAATCATTGCTCGATCTCGAAATTCCGCAAAAACAAAACGGAATCGCTATTGCCGTCAACAATACTGTTGTTCCAAAAACCAAATGGAGCGAATTCTTCGTACAAGAAACTGACGAAATTTTAATTATTTCTGCCACCCAAGGTGGATAA
- a CDS encoding sensor histidine kinase, with translation MSFSERTNTTRWIIISVCFIIISLILWNTYTFFQIFKNEERLKMNLFVKAQISIVNADENTDVELPLQIFNNNTSIPGIIMLYDKVVSAVNVPDEILNDKKKRIAFLNKLKNENEPITFEYAPGKYQTLYYGNSSLLNKLKYYPIALLLIIFLCIALIYNFYKSTKMATQNKLWAGMAKETAHQIGTPLSSLIGWVEILKTEDIDPSISTEIEKDIERLQTITDRFSKIGSVPVLELHDIIEETKTAYEYLQSRFSKQVAFSFQAPDEPVLVMINPTLHSWTIENLVKNAIDAMKGKGTLDLYLEQDANHVKINIKDSGSGIPKKQFKTIFETGFTTKKRGWGLGLSLTKRIVEEYHNGKIKVLNSEIGKGTTFQISLNKKVQ, from the coding sequence ATGTCTTTTTCTGAAAGAACAAATACAACCCGCTGGATTATTATTTCGGTCTGTTTTATAATCATTTCTCTAATTCTTTGGAATACTTATACTTTCTTCCAAATTTTTAAAAATGAAGAACGCCTAAAAATGAACCTTTTTGTAAAAGCACAAATTTCAATAGTGAATGCCGATGAAAATACCGATGTAGAGCTTCCTCTTCAGATTTTCAACAATAACACTTCAATTCCAGGTATAATAATGCTGTACGATAAAGTGGTGAGTGCAGTAAATGTTCCTGACGAAATTCTGAATGATAAGAAAAAAAGGATCGCTTTCTTGAATAAGCTAAAAAATGAAAATGAACCAATCACTTTCGAATATGCTCCAGGAAAATACCAGACCTTATATTATGGCAACTCTTCATTGCTAAATAAACTCAAATATTATCCGATTGCTCTGCTTCTGATTATATTTTTATGTATTGCTTTAATTTACAATTTTTACAAAAGCACAAAAATGGCTACCCAAAACAAACTTTGGGCAGGAATGGCAAAAGAAACAGCACATCAGATTGGAACGCCTCTTTCTTCATTAATTGGCTGGGTCGAGATATTGAAGACAGAAGATATTGATCCGTCTATTAGCACTGAAATCGAAAAAGATATTGAACGTCTGCAGACTATTACAGATCGTTTTTCCAAAATTGGTTCGGTACCTGTTTTAGAACTTCACGATATTATAGAAGAAACTAAAACTGCTTATGAATATCTACAATCTCGTTTTTCTAAACAGGTCGCATTTTCATTTCAAGCTCCAGACGAACCTGTTTTAGTTATGATAAATCCAACATTGCATAGCTGGACGATAGAAAATTTGGTCAAAAATGCTATTGATGCTATGAAAGGAAAAGGAACACTAGATCTTTATCTTGAACAAGATGCAAATCATGTAAAAATCAATATTAAAGATTCTGGAAGCGGAATTCCTAAAAAACAATTTAAAACTATTTTTGAAACTGGTTTTACGACTAAAAAACGTGGCTGGGGTCTTGGTCTTTCTTTAACTAAAAGAATTGTAGAGGAATATCACAATGGAAAAATAAAAGTCCTGAATTCTGAAATTGGAAAAGGAACTACTTTCCAGATCTCATTAAATAAAAAAGTGCAGTAA
- a CDS encoding DUF3127 domain-containing protein, with protein sequence MEVTGKVKVVNPEQQVSASFKKRELVVTTEEQYPQHILIEFTQDKCDLLSSYKQGDAVKVSINLRGREWVNPQGETRYFNSIQGWRIERLAPEGPAQGAPMPAAETFAPATSINEDEPDDLPF encoded by the coding sequence ATGGAAGTTACAGGAAAAGTAAAAGTGGTTAACCCAGAGCAGCAAGTTAGTGCCTCATTCAAAAAAAGAGAGTTAGTTGTTACTACTGAGGAGCAGTATCCACAACATATTTTAATCGAATTTACACAAGATAAATGCGATTTATTGAGTAGCTATAAACAAGGAGATGCAGTAAAAGTTTCTATCAATTTAAGAGGAAGAGAATGGGTTAACCCACAAGGAGAAACTAGATATTTCAATAGTATTCAAGGTTGGAGAATCGAAAGATTAGCTCCAGAAGGACCTGCACAAGGAGCACCAATGCCAGCTGCAGAAACTTTCGCACCAGCAACAAGTATAAACGAAGACGAACCAGACGATTTACCGTTCTAA
- a CDS encoding thiamine phosphate synthase, whose translation MIAISNPVYIENEIKIIHQLFEEGLPLLHIRKPDFSELEMAEFIHQIKLEFRDRIVLHHHHALAHDFGINRFHFSEKERKNATDSPARFSKPCSYSTSTHSIEDFNSLENDFDFAFLSPVFKSISKENYKPKTDLFKEIKSRTNYRTKMIALGGIDAKNIQKTLENGFDDFALLGSIWNNENPIKQFKLCQQIALSY comes from the coding sequence ATGATTGCAATATCAAATCCTGTTTATATTGAAAATGAAATTAAAATCATTCATCAACTTTTTGAGGAAGGATTGCCTTTGCTTCATATCAGAAAGCCGGATTTTTCGGAATTGGAAATGGCAGAATTCATTCATCAAATAAAACTAGAATTTAGAGATCGAATTGTTTTGCACCATCATCATGCATTGGCACATGATTTTGGAATTAACCGATTTCATTTTTCAGAAAAAGAAAGAAAAAATGCGACAGATTCTCCTGCAAGGTTTTCAAAACCTTGTAGCTATTCAACATCAACACATTCAATTGAAGATTTTAATTCTCTAGAAAATGATTTTGATTTCGCATTTCTAAGCCCTGTGTTTAAAAGTATTTCAAAAGAAAACTATAAGCCCAAAACAGATCTCTTCAAAGAAATAAAATCGAGAACAAATTATAGAACAAAAATGATTGCCTTAGGCGGAATTGATGCTAAAAACATTCAAAAAACACTTGAAAATGGTTTTGATGATTTTGCGCTTTTGGGAAGTATTTGGAACAACGAGAATCCTATAAAACAATTTAAATTATGTCAACAGATCGCCCTTTCGTATTAA
- a CDS encoding thiazole synthase: MQTSLFNIGDKTFRSRLFLGTGKFGSNKEMEAAILASESELVTVALKRIDLETDTDAILSHLNHPNINLLPNTSGARNAKEAVFAAQLAREALETNWVKLEIHPDPKYLMPDPIETLKATEELAKLGFIVLPYIHADPVLCKHLESAGTSAVMPLGSPIGSNKGLKTIDFLEIIIEQSTVPVIIDAGIGAPSHAAKAMEIGADAVLVNTAIAVAGNPSLMAEAFKEAVIAGRKAFEAKVANQQNYASASSPLTSFLYE, translated from the coding sequence ATGCAAACATCATTGTTTAATATAGGAGATAAAACCTTTCGATCCCGCTTGTTTCTGGGAACGGGAAAATTTGGTTCAAATAAAGAGATGGAAGCTGCTATTTTGGCTTCGGAAAGTGAATTGGTTACTGTTGCTTTAAAACGTATTGATCTTGAGACTGATACAGATGCTATTTTATCGCATTTAAATCATCCAAATATTAATTTATTGCCCAACACTTCGGGAGCTAGAAATGCAAAAGAAGCTGTTTTTGCTGCGCAATTGGCTCGTGAAGCTCTGGAAACCAATTGGGTAAAACTAGAAATTCATCCCGATCCAAAATATTTAATGCCTGATCCTATTGAAACTTTAAAAGCAACTGAGGAATTGGCAAAACTCGGCTTCATCGTGCTTCCTTACATTCATGCAGACCCCGTTTTATGTAAACATTTGGAGAGTGCTGGAACTTCTGCCGTTATGCCTTTGGGTTCGCCAATTGGAAGCAATAAAGGATTAAAAACGATTGATTTCCTAGAAATTATTATCGAACAAAGTACTGTTCCTGTTATCATTGATGCTGGAATTGGAGCACCGTCTCACGCTGCAAAAGCAATGGAAATTGGTGCCGATGCTGTTTTGGTGAATACCGCAATTGCTGTTGCTGGAAATCCAAGCCTAATGGCTGAGGCTTTTAAGGAAGCGGTAATTGCCGGAAGAAAAGCTTTTGAAGCTAAAGTTGCCAATCAACAAAATTATGCTTCTGCTTCTAGTCCTTTGACTTCTTTTCTTTATGAGTAA
- a CDS encoding hydroxymethylpyrimidine/phosphomethylpyrimidine kinase has translation MSTDRPFVLTIAGLDPSGGAGILADIKTFEQHKVTGFAISTANTIQTENQFYEIQWTDLSFVLRSMETLFLNYKISAVKIGIVSSLQDLNEILVTVKLLSPLTKIVWDPVLKSTTKFEFMNIEDHLSLNTILSKIDLITPNYNEAKILFPDFGFKENKFSRNILLKGGHNEKGLGTDLLFLKDEVLELLPSNQKCFEKHGSGCVLSAAITSNLALNQTIPEACKNAKNYIENYLSSTTTLIGYHYV, from the coding sequence ATGTCAACAGATCGCCCTTTCGTATTAACAATCGCAGGTTTAGATCCTTCTGGAGGTGCTGGAATTTTGGCTGACATCAAAACATTTGAACAGCATAAAGTTACTGGTTTTGCTATTTCGACAGCAAATACGATTCAAACCGAAAATCAGTTTTATGAAATTCAGTGGACTGATCTAAGTTTTGTACTTCGATCTATGGAAACATTGTTTTTAAACTATAAAATCAGTGCGGTGAAAATCGGAATTGTTTCTTCTTTACAGGATTTAAACGAAATTCTTGTGACTGTAAAACTGCTTTCTCCTTTGACAAAAATCGTTTGGGATCCAGTCTTAAAATCGACCACAAAATTTGAATTTATGAATATTGAAGATCATTTAAGCTTAAATACAATACTTTCAAAAATCGATTTGATTACGCCAAATTATAATGAAGCCAAAATTCTCTTTCCTGATTTTGGCTTTAAAGAAAATAAATTCTCAAGGAACATTTTATTAAAAGGTGGACATAACGAAAAAGGTTTAGGGACAGATCTTTTATTTCTAAAAGATGAAGTTTTAGAATTGCTTCCGTCAAACCAGAAATGCTTTGAAAAACATGGTTCAGGCTGTGTGCTTTCTGCTGCAATTACATCAAATTTAGCTCTAAATCAAACCATACCTGAAGCCTGTAAAAACGCTAAAAACTATATTGAAAACTACTTAAGTTCAACGACAACTTTAATTGGATATCATTATGTATAA
- the thiC gene encoding phosphomethylpyrimidine synthase ThiC, protein MTNEEQISRTPFPNSKKVYIDGEIHPIKVAMREIALSDTKLSNGGIEKNPPVTVYDTSGAYTDPNIEINIRKGLPRLREQWILDRNDVEILDEITSDYGQSRLKDESLNHLRFEYLHQPKRAKKGANVTQLYYAKQGIITPEMEYIAIRENQRIELLNEQTKAMQCQHSGNSFGANTPKSKITAEFVRSEVACGRAIIPNNINHPESEPMIVGRNFLVKINANIGNSAVTSSIEEEVEKAVWACRWGADTIMDLSTGKNIHETREWIIRNSPVPIGTVPIYQALEKVKGIAEDLTWEIFRDTLIEQAEQGVSYFTIHAGVLLRYIHLTANRVTGIVSRGGSIMAKWCLFHHKENFLYTHFEEICEIMKQYDVAFSLGDGLRPGSIADANDAAQFAELETLGELTKIAWKHDVQVFIEGPGHVPMHMIKENMDKQLEHCHEAPFYTLGPLTTDIAPGYDHITSAIGAAMIGWYGCAMLCYVTPKEHLGLPNKKDVKDGVITYKISAHAADLAKGHPGAQYRDNALSKARFEFRWEDQFNLALDPDTAREFHDETLPADGAKVAHFCSMCGPKFCSMKISQEIRDVAAAEKGMQEKSEEFIEQGKEIYI, encoded by the coding sequence ATGACAAACGAAGAACAAATATCTAGAACCCCGTTTCCAAATTCTAAAAAAGTATATATCGATGGAGAAATTCATCCGATAAAAGTTGCCATGCGAGAAATTGCTTTGAGCGACACCAAACTTTCAAATGGCGGAATTGAGAAAAACCCACCCGTAACTGTTTACGACACCTCAGGTGCATACACTGATCCGAATATCGAAATCAATATCCGAAAAGGACTTCCTCGTTTAAGAGAACAATGGATTTTAGACCGAAATGATGTTGAAATACTCGATGAAATCACGTCAGATTATGGTCAAAGCCGATTAAAAGATGAGAGCTTAAATCATCTTCGTTTTGAATACCTGCATCAGCCAAAACGTGCTAAAAAAGGTGCAAACGTAACACAATTGTATTACGCCAAACAAGGAATCATTACTCCCGAAATGGAATATATCGCCATTCGTGAAAACCAGCGTATTGAACTTTTAAATGAACAAACCAAAGCTATGCAATGCCAGCACAGCGGAAATAGTTTTGGTGCGAATACTCCAAAAAGCAAAATTACAGCTGAATTTGTTCGTTCTGAAGTGGCTTGCGGAAGAGCTATTATTCCAAACAACATCAACCATCCAGAAAGCGAACCTATGATTGTAGGACGCAATTTCTTGGTAAAAATCAATGCCAATATTGGAAACAGTGCCGTAACCTCGAGCATAGAAGAAGAAGTTGAAAAAGCAGTTTGGGCTTGCCGCTGGGGAGCTGACACCATAATGGATTTATCGACAGGAAAAAACATTCACGAAACCAGAGAATGGATTATCCGTAATTCTCCTGTTCCAATCGGAACCGTTCCTATTTATCAGGCATTAGAAAAAGTAAAAGGAATCGCCGAAGATTTAACTTGGGAAATTTTCCGTGATACTTTAATAGAACAGGCAGAACAAGGAGTCTCTTATTTCACTATTCATGCTGGAGTATTACTTCGTTACATTCATTTAACAGCCAATCGTGTTACTGGAATTGTTTCGCGTGGCGGATCTATAATGGCAAAGTGGTGTTTGTTTCATCATAAAGAAAACTTCCTTTACACACATTTCGAAGAAATCTGCGAAATCATGAAACAATATGATGTGGCCTTTTCTTTGGGAGATGGTTTACGTCCCGGTTCAATCGCCGATGCGAATGATGCAGCTCAATTTGCTGAATTAGAAACTTTAGGAGAATTGACCAAGATTGCTTGGAAACACGATGTACAGGTTTTTATTGAAGGCCCAGGACACGTACCAATGCATATGATTAAAGAAAACATGGACAAACAGTTGGAACATTGCCATGAAGCTCCATTTTACACTTTAGGCCCTTTAACTACGGATATCGCGCCAGGTTACGACCATATCACATCGGCAATTGGCGCTGCTATGATTGGCTGGTATGGATGTGCGATGTTGTGCTATGTTACACCGAAAGAACATTTAGGTTTACCGAATAAAAAAGACGTTAAAGATGGTGTAATTACTTATAAAATTTCTGCTCATGCTGCCGACTTAGCGAAAGGCCATCCGGGTGCACAGTATCGCGATAACGCCTTGAGTAAAGCAAGATTTGAATTCCGTTGGGAAGATCAATTTAATTTGGCTTTAGATCCAGATACAGCAAGAGAATTCCATGATGAAACACTTCCTGCTGATGGTGCAAAAGTAGCCCACTTCTGCTCGATGTGCGGGCCAAAATTCTGTTCGATGAAAATATCTCAGGAAATTAGAGATGTTGCCGCAGCAGAAAAAGGAATGCAGGAGAAATCGGAGGAGTTTATTGAGCAAGGGAAAGAGATTTACATCTAG
- a CDS encoding MOSC domain-containing protein: MNAIYSVKEIYIYPIKSLAGISLKSAKAEEMGFENDRRWMLIDAENQMLTQREHRIMSQFYPQISNGKISITFQDQKHEFSTDEHLENAIAVNVWDDKSEVVEVNHETSKWFSQHLGFECKLVKIIKNGDRKHESSRLKETFNVSLADGYPYLLIGSKSLDFLNEKLDEKITIKRFRPNIVISTENPHEEDDFKTFTIGEVQFKNIKPCGRCVMVNNDPENGRLKKEPLKTLSKYRNVDNSVLFGTNIVSLNSGIISVGDEVVF, from the coding sequence ATGAATGCAATTTACAGCGTAAAAGAAATTTATATTTATCCGATAAAAAGTTTGGCAGGAATCAGTCTTAAGTCTGCAAAAGCTGAAGAAATGGGATTTGAAAACGATCGACGTTGGATGCTCATTGATGCAGAAAATCAAATGCTGACACAGAGAGAGCATCGCATTATGAGTCAGTTTTATCCCCAGATTTCAAATGGGAAAATCAGTATTACTTTTCAGGATCAAAAACATGAATTTTCTACAGATGAACATTTAGAAAACGCAATAGCAGTAAATGTCTGGGATGATAAAAGTGAAGTTGTTGAGGTAAATCATGAAACTTCAAAATGGTTTAGCCAGCATTTAGGCTTTGAATGCAAATTGGTTAAAATAATAAAAAACGGAGATCGTAAACACGAAAGCTCCAGATTAAAAGAAACATTCAATGTGAGTTTGGCAGACGGTTATCCATATTTATTGATTGGATCCAAAAGCTTGGATTTTTTGAATGAGAAGCTCGATGAAAAAATTACCATAAAAAGATTTCGTCCCAATATTGTAATAAGTACTGAAAATCCTCATGAAGAAGATGATTTTAAGACTTTTACAATAGGTGAAGTTCAATTTAAAAACATAAAACCCTGCGGAAGATGTGTCATGGTAAACAATGATCCAGAAAATGGACGTTTGAAAAAAGAACCTTTGAAAACTTTAAGTAAATACAGAAATGTAGATAACTCGGTTTTATTTGGCACTAATATCGTGAGTTTGAATTCTGGGATTATCAGCGTGGGAGATGAGGTTGTTTTCTAG
- the thiH gene encoding 2-iminoacetate synthase ThiH, whose product MNTFKSIFEQYNWYTIQSKIYKTTSKDVERTLAKTKYNLDDFLILISPIAQNYLEQMAQKCHEITKKRFGKTIQMYAPLYLSNECQNICTYCGFSLDNKIKRKTLTDAEIKLEVEALKKTGFDHVLLVTGEANYTVNINYFLNAINLIKEDFSIISVEVQPLSTEDYERLHNAGVYSVLVYQETYHQEVYKKYHTKGKKSNFDYRLETPDRIGSAGIHKIGLGVLLGLEDWRTDSFFNALHLDYLQKKYWQTKYSVSFPRLRPAEGIIEPNFIMDDKDLTQLICAYRLWNEDLEISISTRENEKFRNNIIPIGVTSMSAGSKTNPGGYVVDPQSLEQFEISDERSAEEISKIIKNAGYEPVWKDWHEAYSRKFESQKS is encoded by the coding sequence ATGAATACTTTTAAATCTATTTTTGAGCAATATAATTGGTACACAATTCAATCCAAAATATACAAAACCACATCAAAAGATGTCGAAAGAACATTGGCTAAAACCAAATACAATCTCGATGATTTTTTGATTTTAATCTCTCCTATTGCTCAAAATTATTTAGAGCAAATGGCACAAAAATGCCATGAAATCACCAAAAAGCGTTTTGGAAAAACCATCCAAATGTATGCCCCGTTATATCTGAGCAATGAATGCCAGAACATTTGTACCTACTGTGGATTTAGCTTAGACAATAAAATCAAAAGAAAAACGCTGACTGATGCTGAGATAAAACTTGAAGTTGAAGCCTTAAAAAAAACGGGTTTCGATCATGTTTTATTGGTTACGGGAGAGGCGAATTACACGGTAAACATCAATTATTTCCTCAATGCGATTAATTTAATTAAAGAAGATTTTTCGATTATTTCAGTAGAAGTACAACCGCTTTCGACAGAAGATTATGAGCGTTTGCATAACGCTGGAGTATATTCGGTTTTGGTTTATCAGGAAACTTATCATCAGGAAGTTTACAAAAAGTATCATACCAAAGGTAAAAAATCAAACTTCGATTATCGATTGGAAACTCCGGACAGAATTGGTTCTGCAGGAATTCATAAAATTGGTTTGGGCGTTTTATTAGGTTTGGAAGACTGGCGAACTGATAGTTTTTTTAACGCTCTGCATTTAGATTATCTTCAAAAGAAATATTGGCAGACTAAATATTCGGTTTCGTTTCCTCGTCTCCGTCCAGCCGAAGGAATTATCGAACCCAATTTTATTATGGATGATAAGGATTTGACGCAATTAATCTGCGCTTATAGATTATGGAATGAAGATTTAGAAATTTCGATTTCAACTCGCGAAAATGAGAAATTTAGAAACAATATTATTCCAATTGGCGTTACGAGCATGAGTGCAGGTTCTAAAACAAATCCAGGTGGTTATGTTGTAGACCCGCAATCTTTGGAACAGTTCGAAATCAGCGATGAACGCTCAGCAGAAGAAATTTCAAAAATCATAAAAAATGCTGGCTATGAACCTGTTTGGAAGGATTGGCACGAGGCATATAGTCGAAAGTTTGAAAGTCAAAAGTCATAA
- the aat gene encoding leucyl/phenylalanyl-tRNA--protein transferase, giving the protein MYYLFNDLFFPPVTEADEEGVLAIGGDLSSERLLLAYKSGIFPWFNEGEPILWWAPNPRMVLFFDELVISKSMKKILNKKMFKVTYNKNFKEVISNCQQIKREGQNGTWISDEMIEAYCKLNEKGIAKSVEVWQDDILVGGLYGIDLGDIFCGESMFSKVSNASKTAFIALALYLKKENYKLLDCQVYNPHLESLGCREIEREEFMSILKSK; this is encoded by the coding sequence ATGTACTATTTATTCAACGATTTGTTTTTTCCGCCCGTTACAGAAGCTGATGAAGAAGGGGTTTTGGCCATTGGGGGTGATCTAAGTTCAGAACGTTTGCTATTGGCTTACAAAAGCGGTATTTTTCCTTGGTTTAACGAAGGAGAACCGATTCTTTGGTGGGCACCAAACCCAAGGATGGTCTTGTTTTTTGATGAATTGGTGATATCCAAAAGCATGAAAAAGATCCTCAACAAGAAAATGTTTAAGGTCACTTATAACAAGAATTTCAAAGAAGTAATTTCAAATTGCCAGCAGATAAAACGTGAAGGCCAAAATGGAACTTGGATTTCTGATGAAATGATAGAAGCGTACTGTAAATTGAATGAAAAGGGAATAGCTAAATCTGTAGAGGTTTGGCAAGATGATATTTTGGTTGGAGGTTTGTACGGAATTGATTTAGGAGATATTTTTTGCGGAGAAAGTATGTTTTCTAAAGTTTCAAATGCTTCAAAAACAGCTTTTATTGCTTTAGCCTTATATTTGAAGAAAGAAAATTATAAACTATTGGATTGTCAGGTTTACAATCCGCATTTGGAGAGTTTAGGCTGCAGAGAAATTGAGCGCGAAGAGTTTATGTCCATTTTAAAAAGTAAATAG
- a CDS encoding HesA/MoeB/ThiF family protein, whose translation MSIIQEFLRYNRQTILPEIGDEGQEKLKKAKVLVIGAGGLGCPILQYIATAGVGFIGIMDFDTIEIHNLHRQILYTENEIGQYKAVVAKDVVSKLNPLIEAMAINEKLTAENASKIIQQYDLVVDGSDNFSTRYLVNDTCVQLNKPLVYGSILKFEGQIAVFNHNGSKNLRDLFPEMPDPKDVPNCNLNGVLGTLPGIIGNMMAHETLKLILELPTLKNELVIFNTLNWNFIKLNF comes from the coding sequence ATGAGTATAATACAAGAATTTCTTCGTTACAATAGACAAACTATTCTGCCTGAAATTGGCGATGAGGGACAAGAAAAATTAAAAAAAGCTAAAGTTTTAGTAATTGGCGCAGGCGGTTTGGGCTGCCCGATTTTACAATACATTGCAACTGCAGGAGTTGGTTTTATTGGAATCATGGATTTTGACACCATTGAAATTCACAATCTTCATCGACAAATTTTATATACTGAAAATGAAATTGGTCAATACAAAGCAGTTGTCGCAAAAGATGTCGTTTCAAAACTAAATCCGTTGATTGAAGCTATGGCGATTAATGAAAAATTAACTGCTGAAAATGCGTCAAAAATCATTCAGCAATATGATCTTGTTGTCGATGGTTCTGATAATTTTTCGACTCGTTATTTAGTCAATGATACTTGCGTTCAGCTTAACAAACCTTTGGTTTACGGAAGTATTTTAAAATTTGAAGGTCAGATTGCTGTTTTCAATCATAACGGAAGTAAAAATCTTAGAGATTTATTTCCTGAAATGCCCGATCCAAAAGATGTTCCGAACTGCAATTTAAACGGCGTTCTAGGAACATTGCCTGGAATTATAGGCAACATGATGGCGCACGAAACCTTAAAATTGATTTTAGAATTACCAACTTTAAAAAATGAATTGGTAATTTTTAATACTTTAAACTGGAACTTTATAAAACTGAATTTCTAG